GGAAGCTGATTGGACCAGACATTTTTTTTCTAATTCCAAAAGCCCTTCTGTTGGAGAAATCCCAGACTTATACGTGCAGTAAAACAGAATGGTGAACACAGCAATCAGTCTGGTGCCACAAGGTTCTGAACTATCTAAGGTGAGCTATAAGAATATTCGGTTCCACCACAGAGTGAGAAAAGGTTTGGCACTTGGGACAAATGTCTGTGATAGATAGCATGcaacattttaaagtagtcaacggAGTGGGACTTGCTGTGGGTTAGGGAGAGATTAGATCACTTCAACTGATCTGGATGGAGTTATCAGACACTACTGAGCAGACACTCAAGCGTGGAAGGTGGTAGTAAATCACCAATGTTGGCTCTACAACCCCTCAAAAACAGGAAAGAAGAAAATGTACCAACTACTTTTAAAAAATGGAGCTGGCACTGCCCAATGCCAAAGATAGGAGGTTCCACGTGCACCCTCTAAAACCTGCTAGAGACAAAGAGTCCTGACATAAGGGACTTACTTGGGTTTTGGATTGGTAATGAATGTGTTTTTAGCTTGTAGATGTGTCTGTGGAGGGTTTAGAAACAAATGGAATGATTTACAAAAAAGCTTTAAGGTTGTCCCGTTCCACTCAACAGCTGAAGGAGTGATGGACCTATTCAAACAAAGGACTGATTTCCTCTGGCTCAGTAGGTCACAGCCCCAAACGTTACACCAGCCAACATGAACAAATACAAAAGCATTTTGTAGAACTGAAACAAGACCACTTTCTCTTGGTCACAGACGGACAAACATCACTTTGTACTTAAAGCGGAAGTTGCAACAAGTCGGCAGGCATTTGAATGGCATCTGTGCATTGCTCAGAGCCAGCAGGGAAGACCCTTCACTATCATCAGTTCTATGAAATGGTGCCATATTGTACTTTcacaaaatatattattttacagttataaggaaggtgaaatcaccccagcccgaccgacccagcccttagagccaatccttatcccgaagttacggatctgacttgccgacttcccttacatacattgttctaacatgccagaggctgttcaccttggagacctgctgcggcATATAGTTAGTCAATAGATCATTTAATTATTACTATATTTAGAAGGCATATCAGTCATTTCAGGCCCCATTCAACCACTTTTGTTGAATAGGAGCTACATCTCATGATATTTacctgggctcccgagtggcgcagcattctaaaaggcactgtatctcagtgctagaggtgtcactacagaccctggttcaatcccgggctgtatcacaaccggctgtgatcgggagtccaatATTGCGCGGtacacaattggctcagcgtcgtccgggttaggagagggtttggccggggtaggccgtcattctaaataagaatttgatcttaactgacatgcctagttaaattttaatttatcctttatttaaaaaatgttggcATCATAGTTCTActatgtacttgagcttgtgtcctcaaaagtgagtgactacacctcagcaacTTATAACATTTTTTACCAGGAAGGTGAGATTTTAACCGTATGCAGCATTATTAGTTCTTGTTTATGGCCCTCTCATAATTGGGTATCTATGTCTATTAAGGTATAAATCTATTTTTTGCTATGACCTCTAACAGGATATATCTAACTCTGTGGCTGCCCTTTTATTACAGAATGGCAAACTAAAGTAGTCTAGTGGGTGGGACTTGTTCTGGGTTAGGGAGGGATCACAGAATTCCATCCCAGCCAGTGGAAGGGATCAACCAATAAATCATGTTCCTGAACAAACACTCCAGtacagcagggggcagtaaaacaCTCTAAAATGAAGACAGCTACATTTCTAACTCTGTGGTCTTCTATTGGGTTTCAGAAATGTCCACCTCCAGCAATGTCCTGTCTGAAGAGCAGTTCCTGTGCTCTATCTGTCTGGATGTGTTCACTGAGCCAGTCTCTATTCCATGTGGACACAACTTCTGCAAGGCCTGTATCAGGGAATACTGGAACAGCACTGTCCTGTGCCAGTGTCCACTGTGTAAGGATACATTCAACAGAAGACCTGACCTAAAAACCAACACAACACTCAGAGATGTTGCAGATCATTTTAAGAGGATGAAGgtcacagacagagaggagtcctCTTCCAAGCCTGGAGAAGTAGCACAAGTGCAGCAGATGATCCAGGAGCGTCTGCAGAAGGTTAAGGACATCAAATACTCAGTAGAGCTCAgccagagagatgcagagagagagatagcaggaagTGTGGAGGTCTTCACTGCTCTGGTGCGCTCCATTGAGAGAAGTCAGGGTGAGGTTATTGAGGAGGTTGAAGAGAAGCAGAAAGCAGCTGAGAGGCAGGCTGAAGGGCTCATTGAAGAGCTGGAGCAGGAAATCACTGAGCTGCTGAGGAGAGGCACTGAGCTGGACCCCCTCCACCAGAACTCCCCATCCCCGATCAAggactggtctgagatcagtgtTCACAGGGATCTGCATGTAGGAACTGTGAGAGAAGCTCTGTCTCAGCTGGATGACACACTTCTGAAAGAGATAGAGAAGTTGTGGGATCCTGAGCTGAGGAGGTTACGGCAGTGGTCGGTGGATGTGACTCTGGACCCGGATACAGCACACTGCAAGCTCATTGTGTCGGAGGACAGGAAACAAGTGAGCTATGGAGACATACGGCAGATTCTCCCTGACCTCCCAGAGAGGTTTGATAGTTATCTATCGGTCCTGGGAAAGGAGGGCTTCTCCTCAGGGAGATTCTACTTTGAGGTTCAGGTTAGAGGGAAGATTGAATGGCAGGTAGGAGTGGCCAGAGAGTCCATCATCAGGAAGGGCCCAACAGCTGTAAGCCCCGAGGGTGGACTCTGGGCTCTGTATATGAATAGGAATAAGTATGTAGCCAAGGACACACCCCCTATCTCCCTCTTCCTGAGTCAGAAACCCCAGAAGGTGGGGGTGTTTGTGGATTACAAGGAGGGTCAGATCTCCTTTTATGATGTAGAAAACAGGTCTCATATCTACTCTTTCACTGGTTGTAGCTTCACTGAGAAACTATATCCATACTTGAACCCCTGTGATAATGAGGGTCCAAACTCAGCCCCATTGGTCATCTCTCCTGTCAATCACACTGACTGAATTGGGGTCCAGTAAGGCAGAAGTGCTGATAATATTGGGCCGCTTTCAGGGGGTCTGCCAAGTAGTCGTGCACCAAATTTCATAACATCTAGGTGTTTAACATCACGCCAGAAACTGCCTCAATATGATATTATAATCTGAAGCATGCCTGCAATATATCTAACGTGGTGTTCAATGATTGGTTCATTTGCACAACATTAATTATTTGCGGCCTGTTAAGACCATGATGTTTGATATGGTTCTGTTGTATCTGTTAAAATCAGAGGATAATGCTTGAAATCTGATCTACAGTAGAATATGTTTTAGCTTGTGTCTTTTTCCCCAGTTTTCAGTCTAGTGTGTTGAGACGTTGTTTGTATTCATTTGGGAGTTTGTACTGAATTATCCAACTCTAGTACAATGCATTACATTTCTAGTGAGTTTTATTTTTTAGTTGTACGTGTTCCATGTCAAATAAAcatgataaaataaataaatgctttGTTCTTGTTTCTTTGAGTCTAACATTGTTTATAAGAGTGATGCAGTGGAACAGAGGGTTTACTGCAGCAGTGCCTTGAAGTAATCTGAGACCCACAATGACCTGTAGATCTGGCTGCCCCCTCTACCTCCCAGGGTTAAAAATACATACAGGCcctggtgccatttgagacacaggaAGGAACAGACATGTTCACTGGACCAACACTGGGCTCTGATACATTTACACATGactagaaaacacacacacactttgcccgttgttacgcacgcctctgaagagggaacgcaacaccctgctgcaactcaactccccgtgaagtgaaataGGTATGAACTGTAGGTGTGAggaaggacgacaaaggcagaattgaccgcgtactaggatttatttccttacacggtaatatggggaaaaggggctggaccgaaccaaagcaaagaaagtaaatatcaaagctccccctctcctatctaacctgcctacccactactacCCATCTTAGCACCACCCTAACCAAAATagagggggtggtccgcccaggtcttacctagtgtgcctagacattgaatatactacgggtatatgtatgcccgcggacctcttgcctaagcactcccaaagtgccttccccttcccccctgggaacaaatgaaacagaataacaaacaatccacttcacaacaaaactgagaAAACTAACTCAGGTCATtaaagaagctttgacaaagcaacaaacagaacatagccaagctgctaccaacaacaactaacacagtgcatactcacgaccaacatgctataacccctcagccataaacctctctctcagcaatgatctatATAACATTCAATCTTAGCCtataatgatatatatatatctctctctctctctctctctctaatgatatatatatctctctctctctaatgatatatatatctctctctctctaatgatatatatatctctctctctctctaatgatctctctctctctaatgatttctcttctgaacagaacactggcttttatatcttcaggtggcaatagtaattagagtcagctgcttcttgacgagggggcggggtcagctctccaatcatcaattagccattgagtcgaccaaatcagctggttggggagaactcaggaagctatctcctgaaacacacacactcaaatacaaaagctacaacacagaaactggggaacgtaaaaCCCGTACCTAGACAAATGTAAAATTGTTAAATAAACAAGAACAGAGAAATTGCAACAGTTAAGTTCTGGGCAGAACAGGGATGAGTTGAGAACTTTTAGCTAAAGTACAACTCCATAACTCTCCTGCTCCTCGTTGTTCTACATACAGATACACAGTCCACCTTCTGTCAAGAGGGGAAACACACCCAGGTAAGTAGAGAAAGAGATGAATCTGCACACACTGGTGATTATTATTTAAATGATTGTTCTTTCTTTGACCTTTGTTCAATTCTGGCTTAAATCTGAGACTTGACAATGTTACACGTACGTTTAAAGTTACTTCTCAAAATGTGAATACAAACTTTGCTCCATAATATGCAAGGGTAGGTCAAATTACACACATCCTGGATATCTGGTCTCTACCTACTCTGGATAAAAAGCATGGTCCGTCTGTGGAAAACTGAATCAATATTATTTTGGTAGAGCTATGTACACTCTTGTTTAACCTTCTAAAGATACATTTATTAATCAAAGATGAATTTCTATCCAACGCTGACTCATTCCAGGAAGTCATTTTATAGAAGTGGTTGCTCCACAGATAGAAGGGGGAAAATAAGATTGTTCACACAGAGACAAATGCTTGTGATGGCATGCAGCATTTTAAAGTAGTCTAGTGGGTGGGACTTGTTCTGGGTTAGGGAGGGATCACAGAATTCCATCCCAGCCAGTGGAAGGGATCAACCAATAAATCATGTTCCTGAACAAACACTCCAGtacagcagggggcagtaaaacaCTCTAAAATGAAGACACCTACATTTCTAACTCTGTGGTCTTCTATTGGGTTTCAGAAATGTCCACCTCCAGCAATGTCCTGTCTGAAGAGCAGTTCCTGTGCTCTATCTGTCTGGATGTGTTCACTGAGCCAGTCTCTATTCCATGTGGACACAACTTCTGCAAGGCCTGTATCAGGGAATACTGGAGCAGCACTACCCTGTGCCAGTGTCCACTGTGTAAGGACACATTCAACAGAAGACCTGACCTAAAAACCAACACAACACTCAGAGAAGTTGCAGATCATTTTAAGAGGATGAAGgtcacagacagagaggagtcctCTTCCAAGCCTGGAGAAGTAGCACAAGTGCAGCAGATGATCCAGGAGCGACTGCAGAAGGTTAAGGAGATAAAACTCTCAGTAGAGCTCAGccagagagacgcagagagagagatagcaggaagTGTGGAGGTCTTCACTGCTCTGGTGCGCTCCATTGAGAGAAGTCAGGGTGAGGTTATTGAGGAGGTTGAAGAGAAACAGAAAGCAGCTGAGAGGCAGGCTGAAGGGCTCATTGAAGAGCTGGAGCAGGAAATCACTGAGCTGCTGAGGAGAGGCACTGAGCTGGACCACCTCCACCAGAACTCCCCATCCCTGATCAAggactggtctgagatcagtatTCACAGGGATCTGCATGTAGGAACTGTGAGGAGAGCTCTGTCTCAGCTGGATGACACACTTCTGAAAGAGATAGAGAAGTTGTGTGATCCTGAGCTGAGGAGGTTACGGCAGTGGTCAGTGGATGTGACTCTGGACCCGGATACAGCACACTGCAAGCTCATTGTGTCGGAGGACAGGAAACAAGTGAGCTATGGAGACATACGGCAGATTCTCCCTGACCTCCCAGAGAGGTTTGATAGTTATCTATCGGTCTTGGGAAAGGAGGGCTTCTCCTCAGGGAGATTCTACTTTGAGGTTCAGGTTAGAGGGAAGACTGAATGGCAGGTAGGAGTGGCCAGAGAGTCCATCATCAGGAAGGGCCCAACAGCTGTAAGCCCTGATGGTGGACTCTGGGCTCTGTATATGACGGGTGAGAGTAAGTACGAGATCAAGGACACACCCCCTATCTCCCTCTTCCTGAGTCAGAAACCCCAGAAGGTGGGGGTGTTTGTGGATTACGAGGAGGGTCAGATCTCCTTTTATGATGTAGAAAACAGGTCTCATATCTACTCTTTCACTGGTTGTAGCTTCACTGAGAAACTATATCCATACTTGAACCCCTGTGATAATGAGGGTCCAAACTCAGCCCCATTGGTCATCTCTCCTGACAATCACACTGACTGAATTGGGGTCCAATAAGGCAGAACTGCTGATATTGGGCCACTTTCAGGGGGTCTGCCAAGTAGTCGTACACCAAATTTCATTTTCGTTTAACATGTCAGAAACTGCCTCAATATGATATTATAATCTGAAGCATGCCTGCAATATATCTAACGTGGTGTTCAATGATTGGTTCATTTGTGGAGCATGACTTCTTTGCGGCCTGTTTAGACCATGTTTGATATGGTTCTGTTGTATCTGTTAAAGTCAGAGGATAATGCTTGAAATCTGATCTACAGTAGAATATGTTTTAGTTTGTCTGGGTCTTTGTTCCCATTTTTCAGTCTAGTGTGTTGAGACATTGTTTGGATTCATTTGGGAGTTTATACTGTATTATCCACATCTAGTACAATGCATTACATTTCTAGTGAGTTTATTGTATGTGGTCCATGTCAAATAAACATAATAAATACAGTGAATAAATGTGTTGTTCTTGTTTTTATGAGTCTAAATTGTTTATAAGGACGATGCATCCCAGAGGAACAGAAGGGTTACTGCAGCAGTGCATTGTAGTAATCTGAGAGACACACTGACTTCTCGATATGGCTCTTCCCTCCACCTCCCAGCACCTAGGGTTAAAATACATACAGGCCCTGGTGCCATCTGAGACACGAACAGACAGACATGTTCACTGGACCAACACTGGGCTCTGATACATTTATACATGActtgaacacacaaacacagctagTTTgcctttacaaaaaaaaaaaaaatggtcaaATAAACTAAACTAAGCCAAGCAGAGAAAGTGCAACAGCTAAGTTCTGTCCAGAACAGGGATGAGTTGAGAGAGAACTTTTTGCTAAAGTGAAAGCACAACTCCATAACTCTCCCCTCTTGACAGAAGGTGGACTGTGTAGAGCAACGAGGAGCAGGAAACACACCCAGGTAAGTacagaaataaaaatattaaCCTGGACATTGGTGATTATCATTTAAAAAAGTATTGTTCTTTCTTTGATCTTTGTTAAATTCTGACTTAAATCTGAGAATTGACAATGTTACAAATACGTTTAAAGTTACTTCTCCACATGTAAATACTAAATGTGTTCCATAATATACAAGGGTAGGTCAAGAAACACACATCCTGGATATCTGGTCTCTACCTACTCTGGATTAAAAGCATCATCTGTCTGTGGAAAACTGTGAATCAATATTGTATGGGTAGAACTACATACTTAGCGTCTAAAGATATATTTAGGATTCAAATAGTGAATTTCAAGGAAGTCATTTTATAGATATGGTTGCTCCACAGATGGAAAGGGGAAAACCCAGATTGTTTAcagatacagtggcaagaaaaagtatgtgaaccctttggaattacctggatttctgcataaattaatcataacattttatctgatcttcttagtcacaacaatagatgaacacagtgtgcttaaactaataacacaaattattgtatttttattgtctatattgaatacataatttaaacattcagaGTGTagtttggaaaaagtatgtgaaccccaagacttatccaaaagctaattggagtcagctaacctggagtccaatcaatgagacgagattggagatgttggttagagctgccctgccctataaaaaaaacctcagcaaaatttgagtttgctattcacaagaagcattgcctgatgtgaaccatgcctcgaacaagaGCGATCTCAGAAGacttaagaattgttgacttgcataaagctggaaagggttacaaaagtatctctaaaagccttgatgttcatcagtccacggtaagaaaTTGTATGTAAGGCATTTCATTCTGTGGTGAACACCGCAGGAGAAATGCAGCAAAAAAAGGTTGAGTAAGTCATGAGGCCAGTTAGCTACCTTGCCACCGCACTAAGCACTGCCACTAGCTATAGCGAACGTTAGTAACGCGGTAGCCTACGCTCCTATTTTCCACAGCGGTGCTGGTCCCAAcacttctcttctctgtctcctaATTTGTCACGTCGGTTTATCTGTGTTAAACTGATTGTAAAGTGCATGCTATGCATTAGTTTCTACCTGAACGGTTACAGTCTGAATAGGTCTAGCTAGCTAGACCGGTAAATGTTTCCTTTTAACATTCAAAAATGCACTTGCACATCCGAGCTCTcttgttgcaggtgcatggtaacaataatttgaaataaaaaaataaactagcaagagcagtgagcAGGTATCACTTCGCCAGAGATTTCTGCTTTACTAAACTAAGTAAACCATATTTGGTATAATAAGAAGTGATGACATTTTTATAGAGCTTTTCATAATCAAACAAACCATCTTATGAGTAGCCTAGCTGGTTGGCTAGctcaaccaatagaggccaaGTCTGAGAGGGACAGTTGATGGCTTGATCAGAGGAGATGACCAGGGAGATGGTTGATGAAGATGGAGTCCGGTAATGATCTTGTAGAGGGCTAGCTACTCTGGGAACCAGCGGTTTCAGTCGTGGCTTACTACATACTTTTTACTAAATAGTAAGTAGTACAATTAGTACACAGTATGTCGTTTAAGTAAGTAGTAGGCAAGCCAGAGTCCGAACACGGCACGTTTTAGTCGCTGGGTTTCTAAGTGACAGAAGACGTTGGATGGATGCCAACAA
The window above is part of the Salvelinus namaycush isolate Seneca chromosome 7, SaNama_1.0, whole genome shotgun sequence genome. Proteins encoded here:
- the LOC120051506 gene encoding E3 ubiquitin-protein ligase TRIM39-like is translated as MSTSSNVLSEEQFLCSICLDVFTEPVSIPCGHNFCKACIREYWNSTVLCQCPLCKDTFNRRPDLKTNTTLRDVADHFKRMKVTDREESSSKPGEVAQVQQMIQERLQKVKDIKYSVELSQRDAEREIAGSVEVFTALVRSIERSQGEVIEEVEEKQKAAERQAEGLIEELEQEITELLRRGTELDPLHQNSPSPIKDWSEISVHRDLHVGTVREALSQLDDTLLKEIEKLWDPELRRLRQWSVDVTLDPDTAHCKLIVSEDRKQVSYGDIRQILPDLPERFDSYLSVLGKEGFSSGRFYFEVQVRGKIEWQVGVARESIIRKGPTAVSPEGGLWALYMNRNKYVAKDTPPISLFLSQKPQKVGVFVDYKEGQISFYDVENRSHIYSFTGCSFTEKLYPYLNPCDNEGPNSAPLVISPVNHTD
- the LOC120051505 gene encoding E3 ubiquitin-protein ligase TRIM39-like — protein: MSTSSNVLSEEQFLCSICLDVFTEPVSIPCGHNFCKACIREYWSSTTLCQCPLCKDTFNRRPDLKTNTTLREVADHFKRMKVTDREESSSKPGEVAQVQQMIQERLQKVKEIKLSVELSQRDAEREIAGSVEVFTALVRSIERSQGEVIEEVEEKQKAAERQAEGLIEELEQEITELLRRGTELDHLHQNSPSLIKDWSEISIHRDLHVGTVRRALSQLDDTLLKEIEKLCDPELRRLRQWSVDVTLDPDTAHCKLIVSEDRKQVSYGDIRQILPDLPERFDSYLSVLGKEGFSSGRFYFEVQVRGKTEWQVGVARESIIRKGPTAVSPDGGLWALYMTGESKYEIKDTPPISLFLSQKPQKVGVFVDYEEGQISFYDVENRSHIYSFTGCSFTEKLYPYLNPCDNEGPNSAPLVISPDNHTD